One segment of Mycolicibacterium sp. YH-1 DNA contains the following:
- the mctP gene encoding monocarboxylate uptake permease MctP — protein MSFNAVTFGVFLSLFLLVTGMGFVASRWRRANDLNHLDEWALGGRGFGGFVTWFLLGGDLYSAYTLIAVPAAIFSIGAFGFYAVPNAVVLYSLGFLFLPKLVRLAHEKGYVTLTDFVNDRFKSPTLGLAITLTGLLATLPYLALQLIGLEVIFASMGLNFGPQASWFLNHLPLFVAFGVLAAYTYSSGIRAPALIAFLKDGLTYIVVIVAVIVIPIKLGGFGNIFADAGEVIAARNNTTDPEAAAISVNASIYMTLALGSGMAFFLYPHAITGVFAARGAKTVRRNMSVLPIYTVLLGLVALLGMMALAAGIKPLNGNPQFAVPQLLIEMFPSWFVGVAFAAIAMSALVPAAIMAIGAGNLVSRNIIRQFSRKDISNHRETSISKIVSVLIKVGALVFVLTLDSQFALNFQLLGGIWILQTIPTVLLGLFTVRFADRHALLAGWAVGIAYGTIAAYNVTSATASHFGGSTAVPFFMSSPMYIAISALILNLVITLTWSLVATTLRRDRPRPDTPQSDRPAERDEIGTATPAPAN, from the coding sequence GTGAGTTTCAATGCGGTCACCTTCGGGGTGTTCCTGTCACTCTTCCTCCTCGTCACCGGTATGGGGTTCGTCGCCAGTCGTTGGCGACGCGCCAACGACCTGAACCATCTCGATGAGTGGGCGCTTGGTGGTCGTGGTTTCGGCGGGTTCGTGACATGGTTCCTGCTCGGCGGCGACCTCTACTCCGCCTACACACTCATCGCCGTTCCCGCGGCCATCTTCAGCATCGGTGCCTTCGGCTTCTACGCCGTGCCAAACGCTGTCGTGCTCTACTCACTGGGCTTCCTGTTCCTGCCGAAACTCGTTCGGCTGGCGCATGAGAAGGGGTACGTGACACTCACCGATTTCGTCAACGATCGGTTCAAGTCGCCGACCCTCGGACTGGCGATCACCCTGACAGGCCTACTGGCGACGCTGCCCTACCTGGCTTTGCAGCTCATCGGCCTCGAGGTCATATTCGCCTCCATGGGCCTCAATTTCGGGCCGCAGGCGAGCTGGTTCCTCAACCACCTGCCACTGTTCGTGGCCTTCGGTGTGCTCGCTGCCTACACCTACTCCTCCGGCATCCGGGCGCCCGCACTGATCGCCTTCCTCAAGGATGGTCTGACCTACATCGTGGTCATCGTCGCGGTCATCGTCATTCCCATCAAGCTCGGCGGGTTCGGCAACATCTTCGCCGACGCTGGCGAGGTCATCGCGGCACGCAACAACACGACCGATCCCGAGGCGGCTGCCATCAGCGTGAACGCCAGTATCTACATGACGCTCGCGCTTGGCTCCGGCATGGCGTTCTTCCTCTACCCCCACGCCATCACGGGAGTGTTCGCCGCTCGCGGCGCCAAGACCGTCCGACGCAACATGTCGGTTCTGCCGATCTACACCGTCTTGCTTGGACTGGTCGCACTGCTCGGAATGATGGCCCTCGCGGCCGGAATCAAACCACTGAATGGCAATCCGCAGTTCGCGGTACCGCAGCTGCTGATTGAGATGTTCCCGTCCTGGTTCGTCGGCGTCGCATTCGCCGCCATCGCGATGAGCGCACTGGTGCCTGCGGCCATCATGGCAATCGGTGCGGGCAACCTGGTGAGTCGCAACATCATCCGGCAGTTCTCCCGAAAGGACATCTCCAACCATCGCGAGACATCGATCTCCAAGATCGTGTCGGTGCTCATCAAGGTCGGCGCGCTGGTGTTCGTCCTGACCCTCGACAGCCAGTTCGCCTTGAACTTCCAACTGCTCGGTGGCATCTGGATCCTGCAGACGATTCCGACCGTGCTGCTGGGCCTGTTCACCGTGCGATTCGCCGACAGGCACGCACTGCTCGCCGGTTGGGCCGTCGGAATCGCATACGGAACCATTGCCGCCTACAACGTCACGTCGGCCACCGCCAGTCACTTCGGTGGATCAACTGCCGTCCCGTTCTTCATGTCATCACCGATGTACATCGCGATCTCCGCGCTGATCCTCAACCTGGTGATCACGCTGACCTGGAGCCTGGTCGCCACCACCCTGCGACGAGACCGGCCACGGCCCGATACGCCGCAGTCCGACCGCCCGGCTGAGCGCGATGAGATCGGCACCGCGACACCGGCCCCCGCCAACTAA
- a CDS encoding DUF3311 domain-containing protein, which yields MTSNRPPDSPPGSAAVQASLSWPKRITCAVLIAVPVILALAVPLYQRTEPTLVGIPFFYWFQMTMAVAAACGCGASYFIAFRHEPEGGAEQ from the coding sequence ATGACCAGTAACCGCCCGCCCGACAGTCCGCCGGGCAGTGCCGCCGTCCAAGCCTCGCTGTCCTGGCCGAAGCGGATCACGTGTGCCGTCCTCATCGCGGTCCCCGTGATACTGGCGCTCGCGGTGCCGCTGTACCAGCGCACCGAACCGACCCTCGTCGGCATTCCGTTCTTCTACTGGTTTCAGATGACCATGGCAGTCGCGGCCGCCTGCGGTTGCGGAGCCAGCTACTTCATCGCATTCCGCCATGAGCCCGAAGGCGGTGCCGAACAGTGA
- a CDS encoding NADPH:quinone oxidoreductase family protein, with translation MAGAWTVREYGEPGAVLRWETLPDPHPGAGEVRVRVAATSCNFADVLLCRGEYQQKPTMPFTPGLELCGIVDEVGSGVAPALVGSRIVGQPHLPHGGFAEFALMAAADAAVVPPALDDATAATLHLTYLTAWLGLHRRASVRPGDIVVVTAAAGGVGSAAVQLARAAGATVIGIASGPGKLEIVTDLGADVVIDGAAEDVIARVRHVAPDGVDIVFDTVGGHSYEAATKYIAFEGTIVVVGFASGDIPQPRLSHAFVKNYTIAGLHWSLYRRHNPELVRAAQTEIFDMAAAGRIKPLIASCVGIDGVPAALEELGGGQSTGKTVIRL, from the coding sequence ATGGCAGGCGCGTGGACGGTACGCGAATATGGCGAACCAGGTGCAGTGCTGCGATGGGAGACGTTGCCCGACCCGCATCCCGGTGCTGGCGAGGTCCGCGTGCGAGTCGCCGCCACCTCGTGCAACTTCGCCGACGTGCTGCTGTGCCGCGGCGAGTACCAGCAGAAGCCGACCATGCCGTTCACGCCCGGCCTTGAACTGTGCGGCATCGTCGACGAGGTCGGCAGTGGCGTGGCCCCGGCACTGGTCGGATCGCGGATCGTGGGTCAGCCACATCTGCCGCATGGCGGCTTCGCTGAGTTCGCACTGATGGCGGCCGCCGACGCTGCCGTTGTCCCACCCGCGCTCGATGACGCCACCGCGGCGACGCTGCACTTGACCTACCTGACGGCTTGGCTCGGTCTGCACCGCCGGGCATCGGTGCGACCCGGGGACATCGTCGTCGTGACTGCCGCCGCCGGTGGCGTCGGATCGGCCGCCGTTCAGCTGGCCCGTGCGGCGGGCGCAACCGTGATCGGCATCGCCTCTGGCCCAGGCAAACTGGAGATCGTCACCGATCTCGGTGCGGATGTCGTCATTGACGGGGCGGCGGAGGACGTCATCGCCAGGGTTCGCCACGTCGCGCCAGACGGAGTCGATATCGTGTTCGACACCGTCGGCGGTCACTCCTACGAGGCCGCGACGAAGTACATCGCGTTCGAGGGCACCATCGTCGTGGTTGGCTTCGCCAGCGGAGACATCCCCCAACCACGACTGAGTCATGCGTTCGTCAAGAACTACACCATCGCCGGCCTGCACTGGAGCCTGTATCGCCGGCACAACCCCGAGCTGGTGCGAGCCGCACAAACTGAGATCTTCGACATGGCGGCTGCCGGGCGGATCAAGCCACTGATTGCCTCCTGTGTCGGTATCGATGGTGTGCCGGCCGCGCTGGAGGAACTCGGCGGTGGTCAGAGCACGGGAAAGACCGTGATCAGGCTCTGA
- the ccrA gene encoding crotonyl-CoA carboxylase/reductase, with protein sequence MSEAMERQSVSDPNVGAVDVGTLPPLGVVPKDMHAQVVRPARYGDPATAFAHEVVDTPSLGAGEVLIAVMAAGVNYNNVWAARGYPVDQVATRQRRGETEDFHIGGSDAAGIVYAVGPGVESIQVGDEVVVHPGVWDADDEWIAAGRDPMIAPSAKIWGYDTNYGSFGQFARAQAHQVLPKAPHLSWAEAAAPTLVGTTAYRMLHGWAGNTVAEGDLVLVWGGSGGLGTQACQLVREAGGRAVAVVSDEDRGAFAMKYGAIGYINRKEFDHWGVPPLVDDAAGQKVWTAGARAFGKRLWEVAGGREDPAIVFEHPGAATIPTSVFLCQPGGMVVICAGTTGFDAMVDLRYHWTRQKRLQGSHGTNDAQAIAYNQMVIDGRIDPCVGRVLPMGDIALSHAQMGRGEEVFGNTVHLIGAPSPDTGRS encoded by the coding sequence GTGAGCGAGGCCATGGAACGACAGTCTGTGTCGGATCCGAACGTCGGCGCGGTTGATGTAGGAACCCTGCCACCCCTCGGTGTGGTGCCGAAGGACATGCACGCTCAGGTAGTGCGACCCGCACGGTACGGGGATCCTGCTACAGCGTTCGCGCACGAGGTGGTCGACACACCATCGTTGGGGGCCGGTGAGGTCCTGATCGCGGTCATGGCCGCCGGCGTCAACTACAACAACGTGTGGGCGGCACGGGGGTACCCGGTCGATCAGGTCGCCACGAGGCAGCGTCGCGGTGAGACCGAGGATTTCCACATCGGTGGCTCCGACGCGGCGGGAATCGTCTATGCCGTTGGCCCCGGCGTCGAGTCGATCCAGGTCGGCGACGAGGTCGTCGTGCACCCCGGAGTGTGGGATGCCGATGACGAGTGGATTGCGGCCGGACGCGATCCGATGATCGCGCCCAGTGCCAAGATCTGGGGATACGACACCAACTACGGCTCGTTCGGACAGTTCGCTCGTGCGCAGGCGCACCAGGTTCTACCGAAGGCCCCTCACCTGAGTTGGGCCGAGGCGGCTGCGCCCACACTTGTCGGCACGACCGCGTACCGCATGCTGCACGGTTGGGCGGGTAACACCGTCGCAGAGGGCGATCTGGTGCTGGTGTGGGGCGGTTCGGGCGGCCTTGGCACACAGGCTTGCCAACTGGTGCGCGAGGCCGGCGGACGCGCAGTTGCAGTGGTTTCCGACGAGGACCGCGGCGCGTTCGCCATGAAGTACGGGGCCATCGGTTACATCAATCGCAAGGAGTTCGACCACTGGGGCGTGCCTCCTCTGGTTGACGATGCGGCGGGTCAGAAGGTCTGGACCGCGGGAGCTCGCGCATTCGGCAAACGCCTCTGGGAGGTCGCCGGCGGCAGGGAGGACCCGGCAATCGTCTTCGAACACCCTGGTGCCGCGACGATTCCGACCAGTGTGTTCCTCTGCCAGCCCGGCGGCATGGTGGTGATCTGCGCCGGCACCACCGGGTTCGACGCGATGGTCGACCTGCGTTACCACTGGACACGCCAGAAGCGGCTGCAGGGATCCCACGGCACCAACGACGCGCAGGCCATCGCCTACAACCAGATGGTGATCGACGGCCGCATCGACCCCTGTGTGGGACGTGTCCTGCCGATGGGTGATATCGCACTGTCGCACGCCCAGATGGGCAGGGGAGAAGAGGTTTTCGGCAACACCGTCCACCTCATCGGGGCGCCGAGCCCGGACACCGGCCGCAGCTGA
- a CDS encoding LysR family transcriptional regulator — protein MISADDLRVFLEVARRRRLTEAAKYLQVNHTTVSRHVTRLEQAAGNRLFDRQVDGWTLTEAGTHLVVHAEAIEAALLAAQEECSSIGPSLTGHVRVIAPDGFGTYMLLPELGELRRQHPGLIVEVVTANRHESLTPREFDVAVTIERPRARAVDVHKLTDFTLAFYASPDYLASHSEITTVDDLYEHPLIWYVDDALEDSTFNLLYELLPRAQAHIQTNYIAGHIEAAAAGLGIAFLPTFIGDVSPHLRRLHQIEAKVERSYWMSIPRDLVRLPRVRLVGAHLTKLIAENRVGSGDAARLGPRTASRLA, from the coding sequence ATGATCTCGGCTGACGATCTGAGGGTTTTTCTCGAGGTCGCACGGCGACGGCGCCTCACCGAGGCAGCCAAGTACCTCCAGGTCAACCACACGACTGTCAGCCGGCACGTCACACGTTTGGAGCAAGCCGCGGGCAACCGCCTGTTCGACCGTCAGGTCGATGGCTGGACACTGACCGAGGCCGGCACTCATCTAGTTGTGCATGCCGAGGCGATCGAAGCCGCACTCCTTGCCGCACAAGAGGAATGCTCGTCGATTGGACCGTCGCTCACGGGGCACGTGCGAGTGATCGCTCCCGACGGATTCGGCACGTACATGTTGCTGCCGGAACTGGGCGAACTCCGGCGCCAACACCCCGGGCTCATCGTGGAGGTCGTCACCGCCAACCGGCACGAGTCCCTGACCCCGCGCGAGTTCGACGTGGCTGTCACGATCGAGCGGCCTCGGGCTCGAGCGGTCGACGTCCACAAGCTCACGGATTTCACCCTCGCCTTCTATGCCTCCCCCGACTACCTGGCAAGCCACAGCGAGATCACCACGGTCGACGATCTCTATGAACATCCCCTGATCTGGTACGTCGACGACGCTCTGGAGGACAGCACATTCAATTTGCTCTACGAATTGCTGCCTCGTGCACAGGCGCACATCCAAACGAATTACATCGCCGGCCATATTGAAGCCGCTGCCGCCGGGTTGGGTATCGCATTCCTGCCGACATTTATCGGCGACGTCAGCCCCCACCTTCGCCGACTGCACCAGATCGAGGCGAAAGTCGAACGTAGTTATTGGATGTCAATACCGCGCGATCTCGTCCGGTTACCCCGAGTGCGACTAGTTGGCGCTCATCTCACCAAGCTGATCGCCGAGAACAGAGTCGGCAGTGGTGACGCGGCCCGCCTCGGACCTCGGACTGCCAGCCGACTCGCATAG
- a CDS encoding bifunctional diguanylate cyclase/phosphodiesterase, whose product MSRSRFYLTCGALGIAFIVFAAWLIGEWGGPSTVVIVSNVGTLLAGGFAATCAGITARSSHGRQRQAWSALTVALTGWFFGDAIWVYYELVLAVGTPFPSPADAGYLLFSIAACVSLILLPIGSVGQSQTRLVLDGLTVACSLLVILWTLGLDDVFHRGGESRFVFAVSVAYPIFDLVLLTVALLILTRARVGQRAVITVFTLAMGVMALSDSAFVLINADQRYASGGLLDIGWVAGLLLLGVAALVGLRSKHIEFGLARPPSRTALWLPYLLLPVVTICTVLSESSATLLITALLLVLAVVVRQFLMADENRRLLATVAEQAFRDPLTKLANRALFQDRLSHAVALQIRDGRSVAVLSIDLDDFKLVNDSLGHPSGDALLKAVAERIVDSVGAGDTVARVGGDEFAVLIEDGPEPSLVVAHRIFDAFDAPFTVDGHDVFMRPSVGVAAGVADGDPEASADTLLKHADLAMYAAKRSQHGGVAAYTTDMQLIDVREVDPPRDRDIAPRRNGSAGLQLFAQLRRAIDHGELSLVYQPKFTVATGHMTGVEALVRWEHPERGLMLPGEFLPLARQNGLMGALTDAVVYRAVQDATGWRSAGTDVPFAVNLFPPSLGDFELPGRLTRIVTNGGLDTDCLTVEITEDFLLGNTRRARKVLEMLRELNIRVSIDDFGSGYSALSYLRELPIDELKLDREFIAPMLSDDRAEAIVCAIIDLTHRLGMTCVAEGVEDATTAARLAEHGCDIIQGYYCSPPIGASSVLGIGPLWLEGIGRAKPALSPQT is encoded by the coding sequence ATGTCGCGGTCGAGGTTCTACCTCACGTGCGGCGCACTCGGTATTGCCTTCATTGTGTTCGCTGCGTGGTTGATCGGCGAGTGGGGCGGACCGTCGACGGTGGTGATCGTCAGCAATGTCGGCACGTTACTGGCCGGCGGATTCGCGGCCACGTGCGCGGGCATCACGGCACGATCGAGTCACGGCCGTCAACGACAGGCCTGGAGCGCCCTGACCGTCGCATTGACGGGCTGGTTCTTCGGCGACGCGATCTGGGTGTACTACGAGTTGGTGCTCGCCGTGGGCACTCCGTTCCCGTCTCCGGCCGATGCGGGGTATCTGCTCTTCTCGATCGCGGCGTGCGTCTCATTGATCCTGCTGCCGATCGGCAGCGTCGGACAGTCGCAGACACGGCTGGTCCTTGACGGGCTGACGGTTGCCTGCTCACTGTTGGTGATCTTGTGGACGCTCGGTCTCGACGACGTCTTCCACCGCGGTGGCGAGAGCCGGTTCGTGTTCGCCGTGTCGGTGGCCTATCCGATTTTCGATCTGGTGCTCCTGACGGTGGCACTGCTCATCCTGACGCGTGCCCGTGTGGGTCAGCGTGCGGTGATCACGGTGTTCACCCTGGCCATGGGCGTGATGGCCTTGTCGGACAGCGCATTCGTGCTCATCAACGCCGACCAGCGATACGCCAGCGGTGGCCTGCTCGATATCGGTTGGGTGGCCGGACTGCTACTGCTCGGCGTCGCGGCGTTGGTCGGGCTACGTTCCAAGCACATCGAATTCGGACTGGCCAGGCCCCCCTCCCGAACAGCCTTGTGGCTGCCGTACCTGCTGTTACCGGTCGTCACGATATGCACCGTCCTGAGCGAGAGCTCAGCGACACTGCTGATCACGGCACTGTTGCTCGTGTTGGCCGTCGTGGTCCGGCAGTTCCTCATGGCTGACGAGAATCGGCGACTATTGGCGACGGTCGCCGAGCAGGCTTTCCGGGATCCACTGACGAAGCTGGCGAACAGGGCCCTCTTCCAGGATCGCCTCAGCCATGCGGTCGCCTTGCAGATCCGGGATGGACGCAGCGTGGCGGTGCTGTCGATCGATCTGGACGACTTCAAACTCGTGAACGACTCGCTAGGGCACCCATCCGGCGACGCCCTCCTGAAAGCGGTCGCCGAACGCATCGTTGACAGCGTGGGCGCAGGCGATACCGTCGCCCGGGTCGGTGGCGACGAGTTCGCCGTCCTGATCGAGGACGGTCCTGAGCCATCGCTGGTCGTCGCGCACCGCATCTTCGACGCTTTCGACGCGCCGTTCACGGTTGACGGGCACGACGTTTTCATGCGCCCCAGCGTCGGCGTGGCAGCTGGCGTCGCCGACGGCGATCCCGAGGCATCTGCCGACACCCTGCTCAAGCACGCGGATCTCGCCATGTACGCGGCGAAGCGAAGCCAGCACGGCGGTGTCGCGGCCTACACCACGGATATGCAGCTGATCGATGTACGGGAGGTGGATCCGCCGCGAGACCGCGACATCGCACCGCGTCGAAACGGCTCGGCGGGACTTCAACTCTTCGCGCAGCTTCGCCGCGCCATCGACCACGGTGAGCTGAGTTTGGTCTATCAGCCGAAATTCACCGTCGCGACGGGACATATGACGGGCGTGGAGGCGCTGGTGCGGTGGGAGCATCCGGAACGCGGCCTGATGCTCCCGGGTGAGTTCCTTCCGCTCGCGCGGCAGAACGGCCTCATGGGTGCGCTCACCGATGCGGTCGTCTATCGAGCGGTTCAGGACGCGACCGGATGGCGCAGCGCAGGCACCGACGTACCGTTCGCCGTCAATCTGTTCCCACCGTCGCTCGGTGACTTTGAGCTACCGGGCCGGCTCACCCGGATCGTCACGAACGGCGGGCTCGACACGGACTGTCTGACCGTGGAAATCACCGAGGACTTCCTGCTCGGCAACACCCGGCGCGCGCGCAAGGTCTTGGAGATGTTGCGCGAGTTGAATATTCGGGTGTCGATCGACGATTTCGGCAGTGGCTACTCAGCGCTGAGCTACCTCAGGGAGCTGCCGATCGATGAGTTGAAGCTCGATCGGGAGTTCATCGCGCCGATGCTGTCCGACGACCGTGCAGAGGCGATCGTGTGCGCGATAATCGACTTGACGCACAGACTCGGAATGACGTGCGTCGCCGAGGGCGTCGAGGACGCGACCACCGCAGCCAGGCTTGCTGAACACGGCTGCGACATCATTCAGGGCTACTACTGCAGTCCGCCGATAGGCGCCTCGAGTGTCCTGGGCATAGGACCGCTCTGGCTCGAAGGCATTGGGCGAGCGAAACCTGCCCTCAGTCCGCAAACCTGA
- a CDS encoding DUF5078 domain-containing protein has protein sequence MRGKTARWLLRAGALTVAAAASAAILATPARPASADSTDDYPIPKRQIETQCDAEQFLAAARDTSPIYFERYIIDKNNRPPEIQQMAVDRIHWFYSLDAAGRRQYSENTATNVYYEQVATRWGNWAKIFFNNKGVVAKATDVCMEYPRGDMSVWGWPVTR, from the coding sequence ATGAGAGGGAAGACCGCTCGATGGCTGTTGCGGGCCGGCGCGCTAACGGTGGCCGCAGCCGCCTCGGCCGCGATCCTCGCAACGCCCGCAAGGCCGGCGTCCGCCGACTCGACCGATGACTACCCGATCCCGAAGCGGCAGATCGAAACCCAGTGTGACGCCGAGCAGTTCCTAGCCGCCGCGCGTGACACCAGCCCGATCTACTTCGAGCGCTACATCATCGACAAGAACAACCGGCCGCCGGAGATCCAGCAGATGGCTGTCGACCGCATCCACTGGTTCTACTCGCTGGATGCCGCCGGTCGTCGCCAGTACTCCGAGAACACCGCCACCAACGTGTACTACGAGCAGGTGGCCACCCGATGGGGCAACTGGGCGAAGATCTTCTTCAACAACAAGGGCGTGGTGGCCAAGGCCACCGACGTGTGCATGGAGTACCCACGCGGCGACATGTCCGTCTGGGGCTGGCCCGTCACTCGCTGA
- a CDS encoding DUF732 domain-containing protein, translating into MAPFYSASFLSTNLPRTTSTDQTWQFLGAAISTYCPDQTTTLQAAAAPTIR; encoded by the coding sequence TTGGCTCCGTTCTATTCGGCGTCGTTCCTGTCCACGAACCTGCCGCGAACGACGTCCACCGACCAGACGTGGCAGTTCCTCGGTGCGGCGATCTCCACGTACTGCCCCGACCAGACGACGACGCTGCAAGCAGCGGCCGCGCCTACGATCCGATGA